From a region of the uncultured Draconibacterium sp. genome:
- a CDS encoding peptidase U32 family protein: protein MQKPELLLPVGNPESFYAALRGGADAIFLGLKQFNARGRAKNFTNGQLVTILDETKKKNIQVYITLNTVIKNNEIPELLDYLNFLNQVGVYGVIIQDWGVFYIARMYFPNLVLHASTQMGIHNSTGANYAHKKGIERVVLARELTLPELTRICKKSKVETEVFIHGALCYSFSGMCLYSSYAGGRGANRGLCTQPCRRTYTAKNEYQYLFNLKDNQQIDLVNRFAKMGVTSLKVEGRMKSGEYTYRVAQAYRTVLDEPDQLEKAKELLSLDFGREKTAYFMGKDVNEAISEKTVAGVFLGKVERIKGQNIWLSSKMNIEPGFRLRFHIPGTEKQETVKVREVVDENGLFKIHSGGKQVKPHSEVYLAGISDVKFPSKLDDSNAHFKQLKYGHKQKILSALKGKESGRKEEFYFRINSMEWLKKMNLNEMEGLFLAFSKITWSRFDPEVPFIQKFREKIYIELPKFIQQDAIQFYRELIAKMVKCGLRNFVISHISQLDLIPPKCRIIANENVYVFNDAAARFIKSEGVSLFSYPQEIDFETLFSLSHKDGILPVYFHPELFHSRMPIAMKNGSDELVDDMNIKLQRFRRNGITSIVPQVPVSISQSKNKLKKNGFYRFLIDLSYEPVSKHRAKTVKSRILRSEQIQPSNSFNFNKGLK, encoded by the coding sequence ATGCAAAAACCGGAACTTCTTTTACCTGTTGGAAATCCAGAATCGTTTTATGCCGCTTTGCGTGGTGGAGCCGATGCAATTTTCCTGGGATTAAAACAATTTAACGCCCGCGGAAGGGCAAAGAATTTTACCAACGGGCAACTGGTTACCATCCTTGATGAAACTAAAAAGAAGAACATTCAGGTTTACATTACCCTAAATACGGTGATCAAAAACAATGAGATTCCGGAGTTACTCGATTACCTGAATTTTTTAAACCAGGTTGGTGTTTACGGCGTGATCATTCAGGATTGGGGCGTTTTTTATATTGCGCGTATGTACTTCCCAAATTTAGTGTTGCATGCCAGCACACAGATGGGTATACATAATTCAACCGGCGCGAATTATGCGCATAAAAAGGGGATTGAACGTGTAGTTTTGGCTCGCGAACTTACACTACCGGAACTGACTAGAATATGCAAAAAAAGTAAGGTTGAAACCGAAGTATTTATTCATGGTGCACTGTGTTATTCTTTCTCAGGCATGTGTCTTTACAGCAGTTACGCCGGGGGCAGGGGAGCTAATCGCGGACTTTGTACACAGCCTTGCCGACGAACTTATACCGCTAAAAATGAGTATCAGTATCTCTTTAATTTAAAAGATAACCAGCAAATTGATTTGGTTAACCGATTTGCCAAAATGGGAGTGACGAGCTTAAAAGTTGAGGGACGCATGAAATCGGGTGAATACACTTACCGTGTGGCACAAGCCTACCGAACGGTGCTTGACGAACCTGATCAATTGGAAAAAGCCAAAGAACTTTTGTCGCTTGATTTTGGACGCGAGAAAACCGCCTATTTTATGGGGAAAGATGTAAACGAAGCCATTTCTGAAAAAACGGTTGCAGGTGTTTTTCTTGGTAAAGTTGAGCGGATTAAAGGACAGAATATATGGTTGTCGTCGAAAATGAATATTGAGCCGGGATTCCGTTTGCGTTTTCATATTCCGGGTACCGAAAAGCAGGAAACGGTGAAAGTGCGCGAAGTGGTTGACGAGAATGGTTTATTCAAAATTCATTCGGGCGGAAAACAGGTAAAACCACATAGCGAAGTTTATTTGGCGGGGATTAGCGATGTTAAATTCCCATCGAAACTCGATGATTCGAATGCCCATTTTAAGCAGCTAAAATACGGACACAAACAAAAGATATTGAGTGCATTGAAAGGCAAAGAAAGTGGCCGAAAGGAAGAATTCTATTTTCGCATCAACTCGATGGAGTGGCTGAAAAAGATGAACCTGAATGAAATGGAAGGTTTGTTTTTGGCTTTTTCGAAGATTACATGGAGCCGCTTTGATCCGGAGGTGCCGTTTATCCAAAAGTTCAGGGAGAAAATATATATCGAACTGCCTAAGTTTATTCAGCAGGATGCCATACAATTTTACCGCGAGCTGATTGCCAAAATGGTAAAATGCGGATTACGTAACTTTGTGATCAGCCATATTTCTCAACTGGATCTGATTCCGCCAAAATGCCGCATTATTGCCAACGAAAATGTATATGTTTTTAACGATGCCGCTGCCCGATTTATAAAAAGCGAAGGGGTAAGCCTGTTTTCTTATCCGCAGGAAATTGATTTTGAAACCCTGTTTTCACTATCGCATAAAGACGGAATTTTACCGGTTTATTTCCATCCCGAACTTTTTCATTCGCGAATGCCCATTGCCATGAAAAATGGGAGTGATGAGCTGGTGGATGATATGAACATTAAGTTACAACGTTTCCGCCGAAATGGTATTACATCAATTGTTCCACAGGTTCCGGTTTCCATTTCGCAATCGAAAAACAAATTGAAAAAGAATGGCTTTTACCGGTTTTTAATTGATTTAAGTTACGAACCGGTTTCAAAACACCGCGCAAAAACTGTTAAAAGCCGTATTCTGCGATCGGAACAAATCCAACCATCAAATAGCTTTAATTTTAATAAGGGATTGAAATAA
- the rho gene encoding transcription termination factor Rho, producing the protein MYDILELNKKLVPELKEIAKELKIKRVESYKKQDLIYKILDTQAVLEAENKGQKNSPNDDKGGAGNRKKQSDRNDMDDDEPRRSKRPRQRVETVKREKVGSGPRKKQSDKIDDKVQTRQDQIKAIIKGFTKEKSAAEPKQQNIEAKAKPEEVKTAPQPQPQNQQTQEKKQEQQKPEVKVQLAKEQPQQQQQQQQRGGQQRHSQNQQNQQNQPRQNTGGKDDRQRPQNRNQQHGQQQGNRQKQRQFEFEGIINNTGVLEILADGYGFLRSSDFNYLNSPDDIYVSQSQIKLFGLKTGDTVKGTVRPPKEGEKYFPLIKVLEINGRSPEFIRDRVPFDHLTPLFPDEKFNLTGNGHDNVSTRVVDMFAPIGKGQRGLIVAQPKTGKTVLLKEIANAIAANHPEVYMIVLLIDERPEEVTDMARSVHAEVIASTFDEPADKHVKVANIVLEKAKRLTECGHDVVILLDSITRLARAYNTVQPASGKVLSGGVDANALHKPKRFFGAARNIEEGGSLTIMATALTETGSKMDEVIFEEFKGTGNMELQLDRKLSNKRIFPSVDIPTSSTRREDLLFSKEVLDKLWILRNYLGDMNALEAMEFIKTRLMRTASIEEFLASMNDG; encoded by the coding sequence ATGTATGATATTTTAGAACTGAACAAGAAACTTGTTCCTGAATTAAAAGAGATCGCTAAAGAGCTCAAAATTAAACGTGTAGAATCCTACAAAAAACAGGATCTTATTTATAAAATTTTAGATACCCAGGCTGTTCTTGAAGCTGAAAACAAAGGCCAAAAGAATTCTCCTAACGATGATAAAGGAGGAGCCGGTAATCGAAAAAAACAATCCGACAGAAACGACATGGATGACGATGAACCACGCCGTTCAAAACGTCCTCGCCAAAGAGTGGAGACTGTAAAACGTGAAAAAGTGGGATCAGGTCCGAGAAAGAAACAAAGCGATAAAATTGACGATAAAGTTCAAACGCGTCAGGACCAGATAAAAGCAATTATAAAAGGTTTTACCAAGGAAAAATCAGCTGCGGAACCAAAGCAACAAAATATTGAAGCGAAGGCCAAGCCTGAGGAAGTAAAAACAGCTCCTCAGCCACAGCCGCAAAATCAACAAACTCAGGAAAAGAAACAAGAGCAGCAGAAACCTGAAGTAAAAGTTCAATTAGCGAAAGAGCAGCCACAACAACAACAACAACAACAACAACGTGGTGGTCAGCAAAGACATTCGCAGAACCAGCAGAATCAACAGAATCAGCCAAGACAAAATACAGGCGGAAAAGACGACCGTCAAAGACCACAAAATAGAAATCAACAACATGGCCAGCAGCAGGGAAATCGCCAAAAACAGCGCCAATTCGAGTTTGAAGGTATTATTAACAATACTGGTGTTTTAGAGATTTTGGCAGATGGTTACGGTTTCTTACGTTCGTCGGATTTCAATTATTTGAACTCGCCCGACGATATTTATGTATCGCAATCGCAGATTAAACTTTTTGGGCTGAAAACCGGTGATACTGTGAAAGGAACAGTTCGCCCGCCGAAAGAAGGTGAAAAATATTTCCCACTGATAAAAGTTCTGGAGATTAACGGACGCAGCCCGGAATTTATTCGCGACCGCGTACCTTTCGATCACCTGACTCCTTTATTTCCTGATGAAAAATTCAACCTTACCGGAAATGGTCACGACAACGTTTCGACACGAGTTGTTGATATGTTTGCGCCAATTGGTAAAGGACAGCGTGGTTTGATTGTTGCCCAGCCAAAAACTGGTAAAACGGTACTGCTGAAGGAAATTGCCAATGCAATTGCAGCCAACCACCCTGAGGTTTACATGATCGTATTATTGATCGACGAACGGCCGGAAGAGGTTACAGATATGGCACGCAGCGTACATGCCGAGGTAATTGCATCAACTTTTGATGAGCCGGCAGACAAACACGTAAAAGTGGCAAACATTGTACTGGAAAAAGCAAAACGTTTAACCGAATGTGGCCACGATGTGGTTATCCTGTTAGACTCGATTACACGTTTGGCCCGTGCATACAATACCGTTCAACCGGCATCCGGGAAAGTACTTTCGGGTGGTGTTGACGCCAATGCGCTGCATAAACCAAAACGTTTCTTCGGTGCTGCACGAAACATTGAAGAAGGTGGTTCATTAACGATTATGGCAACGGCACTTACCGAAACCGGATCGAAAATGGACGAGGTTATTTTTGAAGAGTTTAAAGGTACCGGTAACATGGAACTGCAACTCGACAGAAAATTGTCGAACAAGCGTATTTTCCCTTCTGTGGATATTCCAACATCGAGTACCCGCCGCGAAGACCTTTTATTCTCGAAAGAGGTTCTCGACAAACTGTGGATATTACGCAACTACCTTGGCGATATGAACGCCCTGGAAGCAATGGAGTTTATAAAAACAAGATTAATGCGTACTGCAAGTATCGAAGAATTCCTTGCATCGATGAACGATGGATAG